In Shewanella sp. MR-4, the genomic stretch ATCTCGCGACCCGACTCGAAATGGGTGACACGACAGTGAGCCTTTCTGATACTGTTATCGCCCGCGAAAAGGCCAGTGTCGCCTTTGAAGCCACTGTCCAAGTGCGCAATAAGCTCGTTGAAGCTTATAAAGAAATAATGAGCATGCCTGTTTAGGCCTTGAATAACGCAATTAGCAGGTACTAATCGTGAGCACAGAAATGATTGTCGGATCAAACGCCGGCGCAGTGGACCAAGGGGTCCAACAGGAAAATAAATCCGGCGTGCTGGGAAGTCTCGGTGGCGTCGATATGATGCGTCAAATCACCATGATTTTAGCCCTCGCCATTTGTTTGGCGTTAGCCGTGTTCGTCATGATCTGGGCACAGGAGCCTGAGTACCGTCCATTGGGTAAAATGGAAACTCAGGAAATGGTGCAAGTGCTCGACGTACTTGATAAAAATAAGATCAAGTATCAAATCGATGTTGACGTCGTTAAGGTACCCGAAGACAAATATCAAGAAGTTAAAATGATGCTGAGCCGTGCGGGTATTGATAGTGCCGCGGCCTCAAGCAAAGATTTTCTCACCCAAGACAGTGGTTTTGGCGTGAGCCAAAGAATGGAACAGGCTCGCCTCAAGCACAGCCAAGAAGAAAACCTCGCCCGCGCAATTGAACAACTGCAAAGTGTTAGCCGCGCCAAAGTGATTTTAGCCCTACCCAAAGAAAACGTGTTTGCTCGCAACACTGCGCAGCCAAGTGCGACCGTTGTGATCAACACTCGCCGTGGTGGTTTAGGCCAAGGCGAGGTCGATGCTATTGTGGATATCGTCGCTTCCGCCGTTCAGGGCTTAGAGCCATCTCGCGTGACAGTTACAGATTCTAACGGCCGTTTACTGAACTCGGGTAGCCAAGATGGCGTATCTGCTAGGGCGCGTCGTGAGCTTGAGTTAGTTCAACAGAAAGAAGCCGAATACCGCACTAAAATTGACTCTATTTTATCGCCCATTCTCGGGCCTGATAACTTCACTTCTCAAGTAGATGTGAGCATGGATTTCACTGCGGTCGAGCAAACCGCTAAGCGCTTCAACCCCGACTTACCGTCGCTGCGTAGCGAAATGACGGTCGAGAATAATTCGACTGGCGGTTCAACTGGCGGCATTCCTGGTGCCTTATCGAATCAACCCCCAATGGAATCTAATATTCCGCAGGAAGCAGATAAAGCGACGGAAAGTGTTACTGCTGGTAACTCCCACCGCGAAGCGACCCGTAATTTTGAACTCGATACCACCATCAGCCATACCCGTCAGCAAATTGGCGTGGTGCGCCGCGTGAGTGTGTCGGTTGCGGTGGACTTTAAACCGGGGGCGGCTGGGGAAAATGGCCAAGTGGCGCGCGTTGCCCGTACCGAGCAGGAGCTAACCAATATTCGCCGTTTACTGGAAGGCGCGGTAGGCTTTAGCGCGCAGCGTGGTGATGTGCTGGAGGTGGTTACTGTTCCCTTTATGGATCAATTGGTTGAAGATGTACCTGCGCCTGAGCTTTGGGAGCAACCTTGGTTCTGGCGTGCGGTGAAGTTAGGCGTTGGCGCTTTGGTTATCTTAGTGCTGATCCTTGCTGTAGTACGTCCAATGCTGAAACGCTTAATCTACCCAGATAATGTGAACATGCCAGAGGATTCAAGACTCGGTAATGAGTTGGCGGAGATTGAAGATCAATACGCCGCCGATACCTTAGGGATGCTCAATACCAAAGAAGCAGAGTATAGTTATGCCGACGATGGCTCAATTCTTATCCCTAATCTGCATAAAGATGATGATATGATTAAAGCTATCCGTGCGCTTGTGGCCAATGAGCCCGAGCTTTCTACCCAAGTCGTGAAAAACTGGTTACAAGACAATGGCTGAGAATAAATCAAAAGACGCCGCTGAAGCCCCAAGCTTCAATATTAAGGATCTCAGTGGCATCGAAAAAACGGCGATTTTACTGTTAAGTTTGAGTGAAGCCGATGCCGCCTCTATTTTAAAGCACTTAGAACCTAAACAAGTGCAAAAGGTCGGTATGGCGATGGCGGCCATGGAAGACTTTGGGCAGGAAAAAGTCATCGGGGTGCACAAGCTATTTCTCGACGATATTCAAAAGTATTCTTCTATTGGTTTTAATAGTGAAGAGTTCGTCCGCAAGGCGTTAACCGCGGCTCTAGGTGAAGACAAAGCCGGTAATTTGATTGAACAAATTATCATGGGCAGCGGCGCCAAGGGCTTGGATTCTCTTAAATGGATGGATGCCCGCCAAGTGGCCACTATTATCCAGAACGAGCATCCACAGATCCAAACCATTGTTTTATCGTATCTAGAACCAGATCAAGCGGCGGAAATTTTCGGCCAGTTCCCTGAGAATACCCGCTTAGACTTAATGATGCGTATTGCTAATCTTGAAGAGGTTCAACCTGCGGCATTGCAGGAGTTAAACGACATCATGGAGAAACAATTCGCCGGCCAAGGCGGTGCGCAGGCGGCGAAGATGGGCGGCCTAAAGGCGGCGGCCAACATTATGAACTACCTCGATACGGGGGTCGAAAGTCAGTTGATGGAAACCATGCGCGAAACCGACGAGGAAATGGCGCAGCAAATCCAAGACTTAATGTTCGTATTCGAAAACCTTATCGATGTGGACGACCGTGGTATTCAAACCTTGCTGCGTGAAGTGCAGCAGGATGTATTGATGAAGGCACTCAAAGGCACCGACGATCAGCTCAAAGACAAAATTTTGGGCAATATGTCAAAACGGGCCGCCGAGTTACTGCGTGACGATTTAGAGGCCATGGGCCCAATCCGGATCAGCGAAGTGGAAATCGCTCAAAAAGAAATTCTGTCAATTGCGCGTCGTTTAAGTGACAGCGGTGAAATCATGTTAGGCGGCGGTGGCGGCGATGAGTTCCTCTAATCGGAGTGACAATAGCGACAATAAATTGTCCCATAGGGTGGTGAGTGACTCTGAAATTGAGTTCAGCCATTGGCAATTACCCGATGTCACTGAAACCGAAGAGGCGAGTATTTCTAACCTGTTTGGTTATTCTGCCCAGCAGCATGCGCCCAAGGCGGTGGCAGCCGAAACTATTGCGCCACCCACCATGGCGGAAATTGAAGATATTCGCGCCCAGGCTGAAGAAGAAGGCTTTAACGAAGGTAAGACGCAAGGTTATGCCGAAGGGCTAGAGCAGGGCAGACTCGAGGGGCTGGAGCAAGGTCATACCGAGGGCCTAGTCCAAGGCCATGAGCAAGGGCTCGAGGCAGGGCTTGCCGAAGCTAAAACCTTAATCCAACGCTTTGAAGGGCTGTTAAGTCAATTTGAAAAGCCTTTGCAATTACTCGATGGCGATATTGAACATTCCTTAATGACACTCACTATGGCGCTGGCTAAATCTGTGATTGGTCATGAACTTAAAACTCATCCTGAACAAATCCTGTCGGCGCTACGTTTAGGGGTTGAATCTCTGCCAATCAAGGAGCAAAGCGTCAGTATTCGCATGCATCCCGATGATGTTGCCTTGGTGGAACAGTTATATACCAGTACTCAATTGAACCGTAACCAATGGCAATTAGAGGCCGAACCTAGCTTAAATCCGGGGGATTGTATTATCAGCAGCCAACGTTCGTTGGTGGATTTAACTCTTTCCTCACGCATCGATACTGTGTTTGAGTCATTACGTAATCAACAATCCCATTTAAGTCATCAGCAGCAACAGCGTCAAGCGGTCCTCGACGAGGAGAATGCCGCTAAAATCGTCTCAGCCGCAGAACTTGCTGAAGCGGCGCAAAGTCCCCAACCCCAAGATGATGGAGAGCAAGATGCTAAATCGCCGCCATCAACTGCTGAATAAACTGAATCACTGCATCGACAAAGTCCCGCCGTTTCGAGCTATCGCCAGTGGTCAATTGGTGCGCGTGGTTGGTTTAACCTTAGAGGCGAGTGGTTGTCGCGCCCCCGTGGGCAGTTTGTGCTCAATCGAAACCATGGCAGGAGAGTTGATTGCCGAAGTCGTCGGTTTTGACGATGAACTGCTGTATCTTATGCCGATTGAGGAATTACGCGGCGTGTTACCCGGTGCCCGTGTCGTCCCACTCGGTGAGCAGGCGGGACTGAGTGTTGGCTTATCCCTATTGGGACGTGTGCTCGATGGTAACGGTGTGCCATTAGACGGTCTTGGCGCGTTATCGACCGAACAGCAGGCGCCAAGGCACAGTAACGCCATCAACCCACTTTCTCGCCGAGCGATCACCGAACCACTCGATGTGGGTGTGCGCGCCATCAATGCCATGCTAACCGTTGGTAAGGGTCAACGCATGGGCCTATTTGCGGGCTCGGGTGTGGGCAAGAGTGTGCTGTTAGGGATGATGACCCGGGGCACGACAGCTGACATCATTGTGGTGGGACTCGTCGGGGAGCGTGGCCGTGAAGTGAAAGAATTTATTGAAGAAATCCTCGGTGAAAAGGGCAGAGCACGCTCTGTTGTGGTGGCGGCGCCCGCCGATACCTCACCCTTGATGCGCCTTCGTGCCTGTGAAACCTCGACTCGTATCGCTGAGTATTTTCGTGATTTAGGCTATAACGTATTGTTATTAATGGATAGTCTGACTCGTTACGCCCAAGCGCAGCGTGAGATTGCTCTGGCCGTAGGTGAACCGCCGGCAACTAAAGGTTATCCGCCTTCGGTATTTGCTAAATTGCCGCGTTTGGTTGAACGGGCGGGTAATGGTGGACCAGGACAAGGTTCTATCACCGCATTTTATACTGTGTTGACTGAGGGCGACGATCAACAGGATCCGATTGCCGATGCTTCACGGGCGATCCTAGACGGCCATATTGTGCTATCTCGCTCGCTGGCGGATTCTGGGCATTATCCTGCAATAGATATTGAGGCTTCGATCAGCCGTGTGGCCCCAATGGTGATTTCGAACGAGCACTTAGAAGCCATGCGCCGCGTCAAGCAGACTTATTCCCTCTATCAACAGAATAAGGATCTGATTTCGATTGGCGCCTATGCCCAAGGTAGCGACCCGCGAATCGATAACGCGATACGCCTGCAACCTGCGATGAATGCCTTCTTACGGCAGACGATGCGTGATGCCTTTAGTTTTGCCGATAGCCAAGTCATGCTTGGGCAACTCGCGGCGCAATGTAAATAATCGAGACTGTTATGGCGAATGCCGATCCCCTCTTACTGGTATTGAAATTAGCCCTCGATGCAGAGGAGCAGGCCGCACTGCTGCTAAAGTCGGCGCAACTAGAGTGTCAAAAGCGCCAAAATCAATTGGATGCACTCAACAATTACCGCTTGGACTACATGAAGCAGATGCAGTCTCAGCAGGGGCAAGCCATCAGCGCCAGCCATTATCACCAATTCCACCGTTTTATTCGGCAAATCGATGAGGCCATTGCCCAACAAAATCGTGTGGTCGCCGATGGTGAGAAGCAGAAAAACTATCGTCAGCAGCATTGGCTCGACAAGCAAAAGAAACGTAAGGCGGTTGAATTGCTCTTAGATAATAAAGAGAAAAAACGCCAAGCACTTGAGTTGAAAAAAGAGCAAAAGATGACCGATGAATTTGCTTCTCAGCAGTTCTTTCGCCGTAAGAACTCATAATCCTATCTAACTGCTACTTGAATTAGCCATTTCTATTTATTGGCACTTTATTTGCTTACTTTATGTCAGAGATGGTCAAAGCCGCATAAATTGACGTTTGCCCTACTTTTTTATGTCTTCGGGCGAATGTTTAGGAGCTGATATGCAACAAATGAACAATATCCTATTAGCGTCAAGTGCGAAAAATAGCGCTAGCTCAAGTAAAGCATTGACTCAAGATACTAATAGTGAAGACTTTTCTGCAGCGTTGGCTTCAGTCACATCCGTATCATCCCCCTCGACTAAAACCCCATTGTCTCAGGATGTGGCCGTCAAAACAGTCAAAGCGGAAGCCAGCACTGACGATACCAATACCGATGATGACGCCGATATCAACTTGATTTTCGCCCAGATTGGTATGGCAAATGAGATGAAGAAAGCGGCAGCGCCGGGCGAGTCTTTGCCGCTTGAGGCTGATATCACGGCAACGGAAGACGTAGACTCTGCATCCTCCGCCGTATTGGCCGATGACCTTTCTAAAGCAGAAGACCTTACTGTGGTTGGCACTTTTTCCGGTGAGCTGGCTCAGTTTGCTCAGTCCAATACAATGAGCCTTAGCAATTCAAAGCTTGATGGCGGTGCTGATTCGGCAGAAACAGAGCTATTAACTCAAACTCAAGCCGGACAAAGTGTTGCAAAAATTTCGGCACAGAGCTCAGCGCAGATCGCCCAACAGCAAGCCTCACAATCGAAGGCTGGCGATGTTTATGCCGTTGATGACAGTGTGGAACAATTGCTTCCTGCAGATCTTGATACGTTTACTGCGGCAGCTACTGTGGAAGATGCGGATACTCAAGGCGCCTCTGTGGATGATTCGCGTCCTATTGCAGATGCATCCTTACTTACTGGCCTGCGGTCCGAAAAGTTCGTTAAACCGCCCGAAAATCATATTTTACCCATTGAGGGTGAATCTATTTTAGATGCCAAAGAGCTTGGTACCACAGACATTGGCGCTAAGGCGATAAATGTGTCGACGCAGCCAGCAGATAAAGCTCTTGCACCCCAAAGCATGGTATCCCAAGCCGTTGATAATCAAACATCAGTCAAAGCGACCAATGCCTCTGCGAGTGATGTATTAACGACGAATGCGGCCACAGCCGCGAAAACTGACGATCTTAATACCTTAGGCACTAATGCTTCAGCGGCTAATGTATCAGGTGTTACAGTCATCGATCCGAGTCTTACTGCTGACAACCCATCCCGCACCGAAATCTCTGCTGGTTTATTGCTAAAAGACGCTAAGTTAGCGGTCACACTCGATGCGCAGCAAGATAGTCGTATCTCTTCTTTAAGCTCTGGCAGTGAAGAGGTGAGCACAGAGTTCAAGCCAGTGGATTTCAAACCAGTATCTTCTTCTGTGCATTCTTTGGCAGCGCAAGCTGCTCATCGTCAAGATGCGCCTCAAGTGCAGCTTTCATTACGTCAAGGCGTTGAATCTCAAAACCAAATGCAGGAAATGATCCAGCGCTTCTCGCCCGTGATGAAACAACAACTGGTGACTATGGTAAGTCAGGGGATCCAGCAGGCGGAAATCCGTTTAGATCCGCCAGAACTTGGGCATATGTTGGTTAAAGTACAAGTGCATGGCGACCAGACACAAGTGCAGTTCCATGTGACGCAAGCCCAGACCCGCGATGTTGTTGAACAAGCGATCCCGCGTTTACGTGAATTATTACAGGAACAAGGCTTGCAACTAGCCGACAGCCATGTTTCCCAGGGGGACCAAGGCCAACGTCGCGAGGGTGGATTTGGTGAAGCTGGCGGTTCGAGCGGTGGAAATGTGGATGATTTCTCGGCAGAAGAGCTAGATTTAGGTTTAAATCAAGCAACTAGTTTAAATTCAGGTATAGATTATTACGCTTAAGAAGGTAACCTATAGTGATAAAGTGGATTATGCGCTAAGCCCTGATCCCATTCCCGAATTTAGCCAATTAAAGAGTACAGAAAATGGCCAAGGAAGAATCATTAGAACTTGAAAGTACCGAAGCGCCAAAGAGTAAAAAGAAGCTATTTATTTTTGTCGGTGCAGGCGTGTTTGCAGCCCTGCTAATCGGTGGCGCATTGTGGTTTTTCCTCGGTAGTAGTGATGAGGTGCCTGAAGCCGCCGCCGAAGGTGCTGCGCCGACGGAGACGACAACGCCAGCCGCCGATGCGGCAATGGCGGCCTATGTGCCAATGCCACGCCCATTTTTATTTAATCTCCCTGGGCCAGATCGTGCTCGTCTCGTTGAAATTAAAGTGCAACTGATGGTCAGAGGCCAAGACGATGATGTATTGACCCAAAAGCACATTCCGTTGATTGAGGATGCGCTGTTAACCACATTCAGTGGCGCCGATGTGCAAAAGCTGAGCACTCAGGCGGGTAAGGATGAATTACGGCAATTAGCCTTGCTGAGCGTACAAAATACCTTGCAATCCGTGACCGGACGTAAAGTGGTTGAGAAAGTGCTCTTCACCGGTTTTGTAATGCAATGATCTTTTATCTTCAGCACCTTAAAGAGGCGAAGACAATACTGTGAGTGATTTATTAAGCCAAGACGAAATTGATGCGCTCTTACACGGAGTCGATGACGTCGAAGAGGATAATGAGCTTGATGCCGCCGGGCTAGAAGCTCGCTCCTACGACTTTTCCTCCCAAGACCGTATTGTGCGTGGCCGTATGCCCACGCTCGAGATTGTGAATGAGCGTTTTGCCCGTCACCTGCGGATCAGTATGTTCAACATGATGCGTCGAGCGGCCGAAGTGTCGATTAACGGCGTGCAAATGCTGAAATTTGGTGAGTACGTACACACCTTATTCGTCCCAACTAGCTTGAATATGGTGCGCTTTCATCCCTTAAAAGGCACGGCACTGATCACCATGGAAGCGCGTTTAGTGTTTATTCTGGTGGACAACTTTTTTGGCGGCGATGGCCGGTTCCATGCCAAGATTGAAGGGCGGGAATTTACCCCAACTGAACGTCGCATCGTGCAGTTATTGCTTAAGATTATCTTTGAAGACTATAAAGATGCTTGGGCACCGGTGATGGACGTGGAGTTTGATTATTTAGACTCCGAAGTAAACCCTGCGATGGCGAACATCGTCAGTCCAACCGAAGTGGTGGTGATTAACTCCTTCCATATCGAAGTGGATGGCGGTGGCGGTGATTTCCATATCACTATGCCTTATTCGATGATTGAACCTATCCGTGAACTGCTCGATGCGGGTGTGCAGAGTGATAAACAAGATACGGACATGCGTTGGTCACAGGCGCTGCATGACGAGATTATGGACGTTAAGGTCGGCTTTGATGCCACAGTCGTTGAGCATGAACTTACACTCAAAGACGTCATGAACTTTAAGGCTGGGGATATTATTCCTATCGAGCTGCCTGAGTATATTATGATGAAAATCGAAGACTTACCGACGTATCGCTGTAAAATGGGGCGTTCACGCGATAATCTAGCACTTAAAATTTACGAAAAAATCCCACGTCCTGAAACGGTCAAATCCGAACTGCAATTAGTGACACGTAAAGGCAAAGCCAGAGACATATCCGAATTATAAAGGTGAAGTGAGATGAGTACAGATGATGATTGGGCAGCGGCCATGGCCGAGCAGGCATTGGAAGAGGCTAATGCCATTGACCTTGACGAGCTGGTAGACGACTCGCAGCCAATTAGTAAGGCCGAAGCCGCTAAACTAGACACTATTTTAGATATCCCGGTGACGATTTCGATGGAAGTTGGCCGCAGCTATATCAGCATTCGTAACCTGCTGCAGCTGAACCAAGGTTCTGTGGTCGAGTTGGATAGGGTGGCGGGTGAGCCGCTCGATGTGATGGTGAATGGCACACTTATCGCCCATGGTGAGGTGGTTGTGGTTAACGATAAGTTTGGTATTCGCCTAACGGATGTGATCAGTCAAACTGAGCGGATTAAAAAGCTTAAGTAATTCATCGAACAGGACAAAGCCTGAAGGAGCGAGATGAGCACATCGGTCATACTCAGTCTAGTGCCAGCGACTCAGGCGAGTGTTGCTGGCGTTGCCAACGAAAGTGCCGCGACAGCAACGAAAGTGGCTGAACCTTCGCAAATGGCCGCCGCAGCGAGCATGCTCGGCGGTCTTATTTTAGTGTTATTGCTTATCTTCGCCTTAGCGTACCTGCTGCGGCGATTTAATTTAGTGCCGACGAATCACAGCGTGCTGAAAACCCTCGCGGTCACATCGCTTGGGCAGAAGGAGCGTTTGGTGTTAGTTCAGGTCGGTGAACAGCAGTATTTGTTGGGCGTTAGCGGGCAACAAGTTAATTTAATTGATAAATTAGCTGAGCCAATCCAAATTGAGTCCGTTTCCTTTGCGGACAAGCTACGGCAGGCGAAATTAAAACAATGATGAAGTACATACTCACCTTGATAGGGGTTAGTACCCTGTTGTTTGCCGCATCGGTGGGCGCGGCCGATGGTGTACTGCCGGCGGTAACCGTAAAAACCGCTGCCGATGGTTCGACCGAATATTCGGTGACCATGCAGATCCTATTACTAATGACCTCGCTGAGCTTTATCCCTGCGATGGTCATTATGTTGACGTCATTTACCCGCATCATAGTGGTGCTCTCGATTTTGCGCCAAGCCATTGGTTTACAACAGACACCTTCTAACCAAGTCTTGATTGGCATGAGCCTGTTTATGACCTTTTTCATTATGGCGCCAGTGTTCGACAAAATTTATGACCAAGGGGTTAAGCCTTATATTGATGAACAGCTCACGCTACAACAGGCCTTCGATAAGGGCAAAGAGCCATTACGGGCATTTATGTTAGGGCAGGTGCGTACCACAGATCTGAAAACCTTTATCGATATTTCGGGGTATCAAAACATTAATTCCCCAGAAGAAGCGCCAATGAGCGTGTTGGTGCCAGCTTTTATCACCAGTGAACTAAAAACCGCCTTTCAAATTGGCTTTATGTTGTTTGTGCCTTTTTTAGTGCTAGATCTCGTGGTGGCCAGTATCTTGATGGCCATGGGTATGATGATGCTCTCGCCGATGATTGTTTCTTTACCCTTCAAGATCATGTTGTTTGTGCTTGTCGATGGTTGGGGCCTAGTGATGGGCACTTTAGCCAATAGCTTTGGTTAGATGAGCGGAGATTCGCGATGACGCCAGAAGCCCTAATCGATATTTTCCGTGAAGCCTTAGCCGTGATTGTCATGATGGTTTCGGCCATCGTGCTGCCAGGGCTTGGTATTGGCCTCATTGTGGCGGTGTTCCAAGCCGCGACCTCAATTAACGAACAGACTTTAAGCTTTTTGCCTCGACTGATCGTGACCTTACTGGCCTTGATGGTTATGGGACACTGGTTAGTGCAAACCCTCATGGATTTCTTTATCGAAATGGTTAACCGCATTCCCCAAGTGGTGGGCTAAGCCCATGGAGCTGCTGCTCGACACCTTAATGCAAACCATCGCCTCTTATATGTGGCCATTGTTTCGCGTGACCAGCATGCTGATGGTCATGGTGGTGTTTGGTGCTACGACAACCCCGACTCGAGTCCGTTTACTCTTAGCGGTGGCTATCACTCTGGCCATTGCGCCAGTATTACCGCCCGTTAAGGATGCGGAGCTCTTTTCCTTAAGCGCTGTTTTTATTACTGCTCAGCAAATTATTATTGGTGTCGCCATGGGCTTTGTAACCCAAATGGTGATGCAAACCTTTGTGTTAACGGGCCAGATCATCGGTATGCAAACCAGCTTAGGTTTTGCCTCTATGGTCGACCCCGGTTCTGGTCAACAAACACCAGTGATAGGCAACTTCTTTTTGTTGCTCGCGACGTTGATTTTTCTCGCCGTCGATGGACACCTGTTGATGATCCGTATGTTAGTCGCCAGTTTCGAGACCTTACCGATTTCGAATCAAGGGTTAACGTTGACGAGTTATCGCGCGCTAGCGGAATGGGGCTCCTATATGTTTGGCGCGGCACTGACCATGTCGCTCTCGGCGATTATTGCCTTGCTGCTCGTTAACTTATCCTTTGGGGTTATGACTCGCGCCGCGCCGCAGCTGAACATCTTCTCGATAGGTTTCCCAATCACTATGATTGGTGGACTGCTCATTTTATGGTTAACCTTGACCCCTGTAATGGCTCATTTCGAAGAGGTTTGGGCGTCGGCACAGCTTTTGCTATGTGATATTTTAGGGCTTCAGTGTCAAGCCGACGGCATACTCTAACCGGATAGGAACGCGTAATGGCTGAAGAAAGTAGCGGCGAACGCAGCGAGGAACCCACCGGGAGGCGCCTCGAACAGGCGCGAGAAAAAGGGCAGGTAGCCCGCTCAAAAGAGTTAGGTACTGCGACCGTGTTGCTCTCGGCGGCAACAGGTTTGTATATGCTCGGGCCTGGGATTGCGAAGGCGCTGTCCAATGTGTTTGAACGCGTCTTCACCATGGATCGCGCTGCGATTTTCGATACGAACCAGATGTTTAATGTATGGGGCGTCGTGGGAAGCGAGATTGGCTGGCCGTTACTTAAGATTATGTTACTGATTGTGGTGGTGGCATTTATCGGTAACGTATCCCTTGGCGGGATGAACTTCTCCACCCAAGCCATGATGCCTAAAGCCAGTAAAATGAGCCCGATTGCTGGCTTTAAGCGGATGTTTGGTGTGCAGGCCTTGGTTGAATTAACCAAAGGGATTGCTAAGTTTTCTGTGGTAGCAATCGCGGCTTATTTACTACTCAGTCATTATTTTAACGATATTCTACTCCTGTCAGCCGATCATCTTCCCGGTAACGTCCATCATGCGCTGGATTTGTTAGTGTGGATGTTTATTCTGCTTTGCTCCTCCGTCTTAGTCATTGTGGTGATCGATGTGCCGTTTCAGATCTGGAACCACAACAAACAGCTGAAAATGACTAAGCAGGAAGTGAAAGACGAGTATAAAGACACCGAAGGTAAACCTGAGGTCAAAGGGCGAGTACGCCAAATGCAGCGTGAGTTAGCGCAGCGACGCATGATGGCCGAAGTGCCCAATGCGGATGTGATTGTGGTGAACCCTGAGCATTATGCGGTGGCTATTAAATACGATGTGAAGCGCTCTGCAGCGCCTTTTGTTATCGCTAAAGGTGTTGATGAAGTCGCGTTTAAAATCCGCGAAGTGGCAAGGGCACATAACATTGCGATTGTCTCTGCACCACCGCTGGCGCGGGCAATTTATCACACCACTAAGCTTGAGCAGCAGATCCCTGAGGGCCTATTTACCGCGGTGGCACAGGTGCTGGCTTATGTGTTCCAGTTACGCCAGTACCAAAAAGGTCGTGGCCGTAAACCTATTCCAATCCCTGCTAATCAACCCATCCCTGACGAGCTGAAGCACTAGTTGAGTGTTAAGTTAACGAAGAGATAG encodes the following:
- the fliM gene encoding flagellar motor switch protein FliM, whose protein sequence is MSDLLSQDEIDALLHGVDDVEEDNELDAAGLEARSYDFSSQDRIVRGRMPTLEIVNERFARHLRISMFNMMRRAAEVSINGVQMLKFGEYVHTLFVPTSLNMVRFHPLKGTALITMEARLVFILVDNFFGGDGRFHAKIEGREFTPTERRIVQLLLKIIFEDYKDAWAPVMDVEFDYLDSEVNPAMANIVSPTEVVVINSFHIEVDGGGGDFHITMPYSMIEPIRELLDAGVQSDKQDTDMRWSQALHDEIMDVKVGFDATVVEHELTLKDVMNFKAGDIIPIELPEYIMMKIEDLPTYRCKMGRSRDNLALKIYEKIPRPETVKSELQLVTRKGKARDISEL
- the fliN gene encoding flagellar motor switch protein FliN, with translation MSTDDDWAAAMAEQALEEANAIDLDELVDDSQPISKAEAAKLDTILDIPVTISMEVGRSYISIRNLLQLNQGSVVELDRVAGEPLDVMVNGTLIAHGEVVVVNDKFGIRLTDVISQTERIKKLK
- the fliO gene encoding flagellar biosynthetic protein FliO, with product MSTSVILSLVPATQASVAGVANESAATATKVAEPSQMAAAASMLGGLILVLLLIFALAYLLRRFNLVPTNHSVLKTLAVTSLGQKERLVLVQVGEQQYLLGVSGQQVNLIDKLAEPIQIESVSFADKLRQAKLKQ
- the fliP gene encoding flagellar type III secretion system pore protein FliP (The bacterial flagellar biogenesis protein FliP forms a type III secretion system (T3SS)-type pore required for flagellar assembly.), with the protein product MMKYILTLIGVSTLLFAASVGAADGVLPAVTVKTAADGSTEYSVTMQILLLMTSLSFIPAMVIMLTSFTRIIVVLSILRQAIGLQQTPSNQVLIGMSLFMTFFIMAPVFDKIYDQGVKPYIDEQLTLQQAFDKGKEPLRAFMLGQVRTTDLKTFIDISGYQNINSPEEAPMSVLVPAFITSELKTAFQIGFMLFVPFLVLDLVVASILMAMGMMMLSPMIVSLPFKIMLFVLVDGWGLVMGTLANSFG
- the fliQ gene encoding flagellar biosynthesis protein FliQ, which translates into the protein MTPEALIDIFREALAVIVMMVSAIVLPGLGIGLIVAVFQAATSINEQTLSFLPRLIVTLLALMVMGHWLVQTLMDFFIEMVNRIPQVVG
- the fliR gene encoding flagellar biosynthetic protein FliR — encoded protein: MELLLDTLMQTIASYMWPLFRVTSMLMVMVVFGATTTPTRVRLLLAVAITLAIAPVLPPVKDAELFSLSAVFITAQQIIIGVAMGFVTQMVMQTFVLTGQIIGMQTSLGFASMVDPGSGQQTPVIGNFFLLLATLIFLAVDGHLLMIRMLVASFETLPISNQGLTLTSYRALAEWGSYMFGAALTMSLSAIIALLLVNLSFGVMTRAAPQLNIFSIGFPITMIGGLLILWLTLTPVMAHFEEVWASAQLLLCDILGLQCQADGIL
- the flhB gene encoding flagellar biosynthesis protein FlhB — encoded protein: MAEESSGERSEEPTGRRLEQAREKGQVARSKELGTATVLLSAATGLYMLGPGIAKALSNVFERVFTMDRAAIFDTNQMFNVWGVVGSEIGWPLLKIMLLIVVVAFIGNVSLGGMNFSTQAMMPKASKMSPIAGFKRMFGVQALVELTKGIAKFSVVAIAAYLLLSHYFNDILLLSADHLPGNVHHALDLLVWMFILLCSSVLVIVVIDVPFQIWNHNKQLKMTKQEVKDEYKDTEGKPEVKGRVRQMQRELAQRRMMAEVPNADVIVVNPEHYAVAIKYDVKRSAAPFVIAKGVDEVAFKIREVARAHNIAIVSAPPLARAIYHTTKLEQQIPEGLFTAVAQVLAYVFQLRQYQKGRGRKPIPIPANQPIPDELKH